A single Natronorubrum sediminis DNA region contains:
- a CDS encoding class I adenylate-forming enzyme family protein, with the protein MLAWPEKTIYEALETVASTHPEKSAVVGPDTDWTYATLLEESRSLAAGLADLGVGAGDVVAVWLGNRPEWVACQLATSVLGAAMVAVNTRYRTHELEYMLTDSSASVLVTEESLLGRNYHEMVESIVPEVATQSPSTFDPDSIPTLDAVVSLESDPRRPAIRDYEDVVEEGRSRVSNADLEPASDPAATAAIFYTSGTTSDPKGCLQSNRSLVNHSAHVAAHLEINESDVGVATLPFCGIWGYNTVFAHLLLGATLVTQTHFDPERTIDLVDGHDATSLSGLGVMFERMLAIADFARSRVDTLERGVVGFISKGFDEPLFERIEDAFGFPVVQPYGLSEANSQLFVGDPAAPMAKRKRVGGPPIHPEIDVRIVDPESRAERPAGEAGELALRGYPVADGYLGKPDATAEAFDESGWFYTGDLCVREADGSVYYRSRLDDALRTRGFLVAPREIGAAVEEHAAVRSCEVVGAPHPRHGEVPVAFVILESNGEVGKSNGKVGESNREAGESEGGVSANSLETFLDDRVADYKVPAAFEFVEAFPTTPGPNGEKVQKGTLRERVRDRFDS; encoded by the coding sequence ATGCTCGCATGGCCGGAGAAGACGATATACGAGGCACTCGAGACGGTCGCATCGACGCACCCAGAAAAGTCGGCCGTCGTCGGTCCCGACACCGACTGGACGTACGCAACTCTCCTCGAGGAAAGTCGATCGCTCGCCGCCGGGCTAGCGGACCTCGGCGTCGGTGCGGGCGACGTCGTCGCGGTCTGGCTCGGGAACCGACCCGAGTGGGTCGCCTGCCAGCTCGCGACCTCGGTTCTCGGGGCCGCGATGGTCGCCGTCAACACCCGCTATCGAACCCACGAACTCGAGTACATGCTCACCGACTCGAGCGCGAGCGTCCTCGTGACCGAAGAGTCACTACTCGGACGGAACTACCACGAGATGGTCGAATCGATCGTGCCGGAAGTCGCCACGCAGTCGCCATCGACGTTCGACCCGGACTCGATTCCGACGCTCGATGCCGTCGTGAGCCTCGAGTCGGATCCACGACGACCAGCCATTCGCGACTACGAGGACGTGGTCGAGGAGGGACGGAGTCGAGTATCGAACGCCGACCTCGAGCCAGCGAGCGACCCCGCTGCGACGGCGGCGATTTTCTACACGAGCGGGACGACGAGCGACCCGAAGGGCTGTCTCCAGTCGAATCGCTCGCTGGTGAACCATAGCGCACACGTCGCAGCCCACCTCGAGATTAACGAATCCGACGTAGGCGTCGCGACGCTGCCGTTCTGTGGCATCTGGGGGTACAACACGGTGTTCGCACACCTCCTTTTGGGCGCGACGCTCGTCACGCAGACGCACTTCGACCCCGAGCGGACAATCGACCTGGTCGACGGCCACGATGCGACCTCCCTCTCCGGGTTGGGCGTGATGTTCGAACGAATGCTCGCAATTGCGGACTTCGCTCGCTCGCGCGTCGACACGCTCGAGCGCGGCGTCGTCGGGTTCATCAGCAAGGGGTTCGACGAACCGCTGTTCGAACGTATCGAAGACGCGTTCGGTTTTCCGGTGGTCCAACCCTACGGCCTCTCGGAGGCGAACAGCCAACTCTTCGTCGGCGATCCGGCAGCGCCGATGGCGAAACGAAAACGAGTCGGCGGGCCACCGATTCACCCCGAGATAGACGTTCGGATCGTCGATCCGGAGTCGAGAGCGGAACGCCCAGCGGGCGAGGCGGGCGAACTCGCCCTTCGCGGCTATCCGGTTGCGGACGGCTACCTCGGCAAGCCCGACGCGACTGCCGAGGCGTTCGACGAGTCGGGGTGGTTCTACACCGGCGACCTCTGCGTTCGGGAGGCCGACGGTTCGGTCTACTACCGCTCGAGGCTCGACGACGCGCTGCGAACGCGGGGCTTCCTCGTCGCGCCCAGAGAGATCGGAGCCGCCGTCGAGGAGCATGCTGCCGTCCGTTCCTGTGAGGTCGTCGGTGCACCCCATCCACGCCACGGCGAGGTGCCGGTCGCGTTCGTCATCCTCGAGAGTAACGGCGAGGTTGGGAAGAGCAACGGCAAGGTCGGGGAGAGTAACCGCGAGGCCGGCGAGAGTGAGGGTGGGGTTTCCGCCAACAGCCTCGAGACGTTTCTCGACGACCGAGTCGCGGACTACAAGGTTCCGGCCGCGTTCGAGTTCGTCGAGGCGTTCCCGACGACGCCGGGACCGAACGGGGAGAAAGTCCAGAAGGGAACGTTGCGCGAGCGCGTTCGAGATCGGTTCGACTCCTGA
- a CDS encoding (2Fe-2S) ferredoxin domain-containing protein, producing the protein MQRQTDRQRDRLAAQVFVCTNARDSEYACCADVGGQETLEAVKSWLRERNAFWSPISVTETGCLGLCSEEGTAIAIHPRNEWYSDVTPEDVPTLLENEFGPDAQRVSRESERHAPTDDTTAAE; encoded by the coding sequence ATGCAACGACAAACTGACCGACAACGCGACCGCCTCGCCGCACAGGTGTTCGTCTGCACCAATGCTCGAGACTCCGAGTACGCCTGTTGTGCCGACGTCGGCGGGCAGGAGACGCTCGAGGCCGTCAAATCGTGGCTCCGCGAACGCAACGCGTTCTGGAGTCCGATCTCCGTGACGGAAACCGGCTGTCTCGGCCTCTGTAGCGAGGAGGGAACCGCAATCGCGATCCACCCTCGAAACGAGTGGTATTCGGACGTGACACCCGAGGACGTGCCCACCCTTCTCGAAAACGAGTTCGGCCCCGATGCCCAACGAGTCAGCCGAGAGTCAGAGCGCCACGCTCCAACGGACGACACGACGGCCGCCGAGTAG
- a CDS encoding CbtA family protein → MIADYLQRGILAGVVAGLAYGMYMVLVGNPLGDYLHDAQHDHGHDHGHGHGDHGHEHAVSETTTAIVSAGSGVLWAIFLGGLFAIALYFLEPALPGSESVKAYVLAGAGFFAVSLSPWLVLPPAAPGAEQLYTINGRLAVYVGLIALGALVAAASIAAYKRGAPRHPVVGLLVAAVPIAAVVTIVPLATPTVITHPDLSGDLVSTYQALAALSQAAIWVLLAGTFNALRRRTAPTGETTASGSNDPLTANP, encoded by the coding sequence ATGATCGCTGACTACCTCCAACGAGGAATTCTCGCCGGCGTCGTCGCCGGACTCGCCTACGGCATGTACATGGTGCTCGTCGGCAATCCACTCGGCGACTACCTTCACGACGCACAACACGACCACGGCCACGATCACGGGCACGGACACGGCGACCACGGCCACGAACACGCCGTCTCCGAAACCACGACAGCCATCGTCAGTGCCGGGAGCGGCGTCCTCTGGGCAATCTTCCTCGGCGGCCTCTTCGCGATCGCGCTCTACTTCCTCGAGCCAGCACTCCCCGGTTCTGAGAGCGTGAAAGCGTACGTGCTCGCCGGAGCCGGATTCTTCGCCGTCTCGCTCTCACCGTGGCTCGTTCTGCCACCCGCAGCTCCGGGTGCCGAGCAGTTGTACACGATCAATGGCCGGCTAGCGGTCTACGTCGGCTTGATCGCACTCGGCGCACTCGTGGCGGCCGCGTCGATCGCCGCGTACAAGCGAGGCGCACCGCGACATCCGGTCGTCGGCCTCCTCGTCGCCGCAGTGCCGATTGCAGCAGTCGTCACCATCGTCCCGCTCGCGACGCCGACGGTGATTACCCACCCCGACCTCTCCGGCGACCTGGTCTCGACGTACCAGGCGCTCGCCGCACTCAGCCAGGCCGCAATTTGGGTGCTGCTCGCAGGGACGTTCAACGCACTTCGACGGCGAACGGCCCCCACTGGCGAGACAACTGCCAGCGGATCGAACGACCCACTCACCGCGAACCCATAA
- a CDS encoding CbtB domain-containing protein, producing MAATNDSVHNRLESAQNQLSPLQIASGLLFGAAIAFTLVFLQEPLAHDAMHNFRHAAGIACH from the coding sequence ATGGCTGCGACGAACGATAGCGTTCACAATCGACTCGAATCGGCACAGAATCAACTCTCTCCGTTGCAGATCGCGAGCGGACTGTTGTTCGGTGCAGCAATTGCGTTCACGCTCGTCTTCCTGCAAGAGCCCCTCGCTCACGACGCAATGCACAACTTCCGCCACGCTGCGGGAATCGCGTGTCACTAA